The DNA segment TCTGGCAGAATCGCACGCTCGATAAAGCAGTTGGGGTACGAGCCGAGGAGCCCGACCGATGAAAACCTATATGTGCGTGATCTGCGGATTCATTTACGACGAGGCCAAGGGGTTGCCGGACGAGGGGATTCCGCCCGGTACCCGTTGGGAGGACGTGCCGTTGAACTGGCAGTGTCCGGAGTGCGGTGCCGGCAAGGAAGACTTCGAACTGGTCGAGGTTTGAATCGCCCGGTCGGCGACGCCAGGGGTTTGTCGGCGCGCATTTTTTCGCTTTCTGAGATATCCGTCAGTTGCCGGGCTAGGCCCGGCCGAAATCTCGACTACACTTTTCCTCAGCCCAACGTGTGTATCAAAAGCCGCAAAAACAATGACTTGCGGCCAGGGCCTTGCGTTGCCCGCACACCGAGTCCTGAGGAGGCGCCATGCATACCAATGTCAATGAACTGCTCGCGATTGCCCGTCGCTACTGTGCATTGATCGAATCGATTGAAGAGGACGCGCGCGATGTGGCGTTGGGGCAGTTGAATGCCCTGTTGCCGCAATTGCACGCGGCAATGGCCGCGGTCGGCCCCTGGCAGGAAGAAAATCCGGAAGATGCCGGCGTGGATCTCGACCAGCGTTTCGAGCTGTTCAGCCGGCTGCGTCGCCTGCTCGGCGACCTCGATGGCTATTGGATGGAGTACGACGTCACGCCGGACCGCCAGGAGATGAGCGGCAGTCTGGCCGACGACCTGACCGATATCTACTGCGAACTCAAGAACGGACTGACCCGCCTGGAACGCAATCACGACGCCCGGCGCACCCTCGGCCGCTGGCGTTCGGGTTTCTGCAAGGACTGGGGGCAGCACGTCGTGGACGCAGAGCGTCATCTGTATGCGCTTTCGGCGCGCGATCGACTCTACTGAAATCCGACGCCAATGATGCTAGACTCGCAGACTATTTCCGACTTGTGACCCTGAAGGTGGAATCCATGAACCAAGCAGTCCTGTCCGACACCGACCTGAGCCTTACCAGTCCGGCCCAGGGCAAGATGGCCGAACTCCTCGGCCAGGTAGAAGAAACCATTCAGGGAGTGCGTGTATTTGCGACGCCCGGCGGTTGCAGCGGTGTCAGTTTCGGCATGACCTTTACCGATCAGCTGAACGACGACGACCGGGTCCGTGAGATTGACGGCGTGCGGGTCATCGTCGACCAGGGCACGCTGGAGTACATCCGCGGTGTCGAGATCGATTTCGTCGACGGCGGTGACGGGGACGCGCGATTTGTGTTCAACAACCTCCAGCCGGTCTCCGGCGGCGGCTGCGGTACCTGCGGTTCGCAGGGCGGTTGTTCCTGAATCCAGCCCAAAGGATCCTCGCGAAGGCCCGCGCAAGCGGGCCTTCGCGTTCTGGTCCGTGAGATCATTGGCCGGCGGTGTCGGCCGTCCCGGATGAAATCTGATCGCGTACCCAGCTGACGTAGGGGCTCGTCTCGTCTTCGAGTTCCAGCGCCATGTTCAGGTCGCTCTGTGCCTTCTCGGTCTGTCCCAACTGCCACGCCACCCAGGCGAGGCGCGCACGATCGTCGGCATTTTCGCGCCCGCTCAACGCGGCTTCGAGGTGTCGGGCAGCGTCGGCATACTGGTGCGCGTCGATCTTGATCAATGCCATCGCGCGGTGACGCGCCGGAGTACCGGCACCTTGTTCGAGGGCGTTCGCGAGCAACGCCTCCGCCTCTGCATAGCGCTGCTGCGCGACCAAGGCGACACCGAGTTCCGCAGCGGCTTCGGGGAACGGCGTACGCAGTCTCAGCGCCGTTCTCAGGTGCCGATCGGCCGCTTCCAGGTCCCCCAACGCGAGCTGCGCAGCGCCGAGCCAGTATTGCAGTTCGGCATCCTCGACCTGATCGCCAAGTGCCGCCTGGAAGTTGCCTGCCGCCTCCTGGAACAGGCCGAGCGCGTATTGCGCGCGACCCAGAATGAGGTAACTTTCGCGCGGAGACCAGTAGCCGCTGAAAGCCTGGTCGCGTGACGCCTCTATTGCTGCGAGCACGTGCTGCATCGCGATTTCCGGTTCGTTGCGTTCGAGTGCCGCTCTGGCGAGCTCCTGGCGCCCTTCCATGTAGTGTGGATCGGTCGCGATCTCGCTCTCAAACAGGCCCTGGTGGTTCCACCAGCGAACGTTCGAGAACGCACTGATGACGCCAAGCACAAGGATGATCGGCACATATATCACCGCCTCGCTGCCGGGGACCAGCTGTCTTCCCGCAGGCTTCCACACCAGGAACAACGAATAGGTCACGGCGAGCGCCGGTCCCCAGGCGGCCAGGTACAAGGCCTGGCTGTCGTGATAATGCGTGGAAGGAAAGATGCCGACGCTCGGGATGATCCACAGCAGGAACCACACCGCGCCCAGGCCGCTCGCGTAACGGAGCTGCAGCCCAACTACGCTGGCGGCGATCACGACCAGGAAGCCGAGCAGAGCGGCGACCTCCAGAGCACCCCAGCCCACCGTCACGGGACGCGCGTCGGAGACGATCGGTTCGCCAGGCAGCATCACCTGCTCGATCATGAACCAGGCGTGCCGCAATGCGCTGCCGAGATTGTCGAAGGCGCTGGCGCTTGGATAGCCGCCTGCCGACTGTACCCCGCCGAGGACCAGCCACCGGTAAATCAGCACACTGATCAATGCGATGCATAGCAGCCCGAGTGCGCGAAGTCGGAGGGTCGCGATGCCGCTGAATGCCCGGCGACCCCGTTCGCGGCTTTCCCACGCGGCGATCATGATCGCCAACAGTGGCAGTACATAGGCCATCTCGTTGCTCAGCACCGCCGCCACCGCCATCAGCGCCAGTCCTCCGGTCCAGCGTTTCACGTACCCCTGCCGCGATTGGGCTGTGGCCGGCAGGCGGGTGAGCAGGACCAGAGACCAGACTGCGAATACGGCCGCCAACAGGTACGAACGCCCGCCAATCCAGGCCACGTTGTTGACGGCGATCGGGTGGACCGCGAATAGCGCTGCAGACCAAGCCGCGATGCGTCTTCCGTGCCGGCGTTGTGACAGCAGGTGGCGGCCGAGCACGTACAGGCCGACCACGACAAGGCCATGCAGCAACAGGTTCTCCAGGTGGTGACAGAACGCACAATCGCCCCATAGCGCCCAGCTCAGGGTATTGGCGACGATCGTCAGTGGTTGCCAACTCCCCACAGCCGGGTCCAGCGTCTGGCCGTGCGCACGGGCGCGGTAGGCCTCACCCGACATCGTCAGTGCGGCGCCGATGTCGCTGATGCCATGCAGTCGATAGGCGCCTTGCACGAGGTCGCCGCGGTCGCGCCATACGAATTCACCACCGAGCGCGCTGGCGAACACCAGGGCGACCAGCAGGCTCAACCAAAATATGTGCCGCCGTCGCTGACGTGCGAGTGTCTCGCGAGACGGAGTGCGTCGATGGCGGTGCTGTTCCTCGGCCATCGTTCAGACCGGCTTGAGGACCGCCAGCAGGACGATCGCGATCAGCAGCAACACGGGTAACTCGTTGAACCAGCGGTACCACACGTGGCTGTGGCTGTTCCGATCATGTTTGAAGTCCAGCAGCAGCTTCCCGCAGTACAGGTGGTAGGCGATCAGTACGGCAAGCAGCGCCAGTTTCACCTGGAGCCAGAGGTGATTGCCGAATGCGGCCCAGGCGTAGTCATGTAGCATCCACACGCCGAAAACCAGGGTGAATATGCCGCCGGGCGTGGTGATCCCGAAATACAGCTTCCGTTCCATGACCTTGAACCGCTCGATCGACACCTGGTCATCGCTCATCGCGTGGTAGACGAACAGACGAGGCAGGTAGAACAGGCCCGCGAACCAGGTCACCATGCCAATCAGGTGCCATGCCTTCAGCCACATCGTTGTTATTCCTTGAATGTCAGTAAGGTTGCGCGAATGCGTTGCTCGTCGAGCGGGCCGCGCTCCACGTAGCGAATGCGGCCGTCGGGCGAGATCAGGAAATTCGTGGGCGTCGCGTCGATGCCGCCGAACGCCGCCTCGACAGTTCCATGCACATCGAGTGCGATCGGGTAACCGGGTTGCAGCTGCTCGAGAGCACTCAGGATCACTGGCGGTGGGTCCTGCGCCGAGGCAACGCCGATCACCATCAAGCCCTTGCCGCCAAGGCCGTCGTCGTGCAATCGCGTCAAGGTGGGGATGTCGCGCCGGCAGGTCGGACAGGCCACCGACCAGAAATTGATCAGAACGCTTTTGCCGCGCAGGTCGCCGCTGTGCAAGGTGCGCCCGTCGGTCAGATTGAACGTCGTGTCCGGCATCGGCTGCGGATCGGGCCAAAGCAGCCAGCCGGCGACGCCGATGGCAAGGAGCAGCAACAGACCATGCAGTTTGTCCGTTGACATCAGTGGCGCCCCCCGTTGCTTTCCACTCCCGGGTCCGCGCGCAAAGCCTGGAGCAATGCCTTGCGTCGGATCGCGGTTGGTTGGCCGGCGGGCGCCGTTTCGCCACCGCCGAACCAGCGACGCAGCGCCCGGGCCGCACGCTTTATCGCACGCCAGATCTTGGGCAGCAGCCAGGCGACCAACACCAAGAAAACGACGAACAGCGCGAGGAACACCCACGGATGGTTCAGCGCGGCCCACAGCCCGGCGAACACTGAAACGTCTTCGGCGAGCGACGTCCCCCAGTTGCTGATGGGTTCGGGCGACGTATTCAGCACGATGCGCGCGCCGGCCTTTGTCGCATGACTGGTCGCCGCGATGCCACCGCCCAACAGCAGCCCGATCAACTCGGTCGCAGGGCCGGCGTCCAGGCCCTGCGCCGCCGAAGCGGCCAACATGGCCCCGGCCGGGATACGAATGAACGTGTGCAGTGCATCCCAGGCGGTGTCCACCCCGGGGATCTTGTCGGCGAAGAACTCGACTGCGAACATGCCGCCGGCGGCCAGCATCACCGCCGGTTGGCTGAGGACCTCGAGGCCGGGCGGCAGGTCAACCTGACCCATGCCACCGAGCCATCCCAGTACCAGGATGGCGGCGTACAGGTTGATGCCGGATGCCCACGCGGCCCCCAGCATTAATGAAACGGTTTCGATCGTGTCCATTGCAGTTGTGTCCCCGGCGCGCCTGGCTCGGCGGGGCGGCGCGTTGCAGACTTTACCACGTGCCCAGTGCACGTCCGCACGGGACCGCCGGTGCGGATTGCGTTTAGAATACCGCTCCGCTTAGCGCATAGCCGAGGCAGCAGCAGTGACGACGGTCAAGGTGGGAATCGTTGGGGGAACCGGTTACACCGGGGTCGAGTTGTTGCGGCTGTTGGCGACCCATCCGCACGCCCGGGTGGTCCAGATCACTTCGCGCAGCGAGGCGGGGCGCGACGTTGCGGAGTTGTACGGCAATCTGCGTGGCCATTTAGACCTGGTCTTTGCAGAGCCGGACCCCAAGGCGCTTGCCGAGTGCGATCTGGTGTTCTTCGCAACACCCAATGGCACGGCGATGCAACTGGTGCCGGAGTTGTTGGCAGCGGGCACGCGGGTCATTGACCTGGCCGCCGATTTCCGACTCCGCGACCCGGCGGTTTGGACGCAGTGGTACGGCATGCCGCACGCGTGCGCGGAATTCCTGGACGAGGCCGTCTATGGACTCCCTGAGCTCAACAGGGAGCGCATTCGAGGTGCCCGTCTGGTCGCGAATCCCGGTTGTTACCCGACCGCCGCGGCGCTAGGTCTGCTGCCGCTCGTCGAGCGTGGCGTGGTCGACGCGTCGAGCCTGATTGCCGACTGCAAGTCCGGTGTCAGCGGTGCGGGGCGTAGTGCAAAGGTGGCCAACCTGATGGGCGAGGTCGGCGAAAGCTTCAAGGCCTACGCGGTGCCGGGGCACCGCCATCTGCCGGAGATCCGTCAGACCCTGTCCTGGGTGAGCGGGCAACCGGTGGGGCTGACCTTTGTTCCGCACCTGGTGCCGATGATCCGCGGGATACATGCCACCTTGTATGCCCGTTTGACGGGAGATGCCGGCGATCTGCAGGCGATGTTCGAGCAGCGGTACGCAGCCGAACCGTTTGTCGACGTCCTGCCAGCCGGTGCGCACCCCGAGACGCGCAGCGTTCGCGGCGTGAATCACTGTCGCATCGCGGTGCACAGGCCGCAGGACGGTGATGTCGTCGTGGTGCTTTCGGTGATCGACAACCTCACCAAGGGCGCGGCGGGTCAGGCGGTACAGAACATGAACCTGATGTATGGGTTCGACGAGAGTGCCGGGCTCGAACAGGTGGCACTGTTGCCATAACGGCTATGGGGAAGATCAAGCCATCGCGAATCATCTCGCCGCGTATCGTCCAGCCGGGCGAAGGTGGCGTGCGCCCGTGGCTCTGGATAGCGTTTCTGATAGCGCTCGGCGCCTGGTCGTGGCAGGTGTTTCAGTTCGGCCAGCAACGCGCCGGCTTTGACGTCGGGCGGCGCGACGCGGCCGAAGACCGACTGCGTGAACGGGTCGCCGAAATCCAGGAAGAGAACGATGTGTTGCGCGCGGCGGCGGCACGGTTCGAGCGCGCCGGGCAGATCGACCGGGCGGCGGTCGACAAGGTCAAGGCCGAAGTAAAAGCGTTGCAGGACGAACGCGCCGAACTCAAGCGCAAGGTGGCATTCCTCAACACCCTGGTTTCCGGCGGAGACAAAAAGGCGCTGATCCTCGACGATTATCGTCTGGTCGAGGTCGGCGAACGCGAATACCGTTTCGAGATCACGGTCTCCAAGCCGGCCGACGAGGATCAGGACACGGTCAGCGGCCAGGTCAGCATTCGTGTTAAAGGCACACTGGCGGGGGTCGACAAGACACTCGAAATGGATGCCCTCACTGACGGGAAACGCAGTAATTTCGGCATCCGTTTCAAGAGTTTTCAGAAGCTGAAGACGGAACTGCAGCTGCCCGGCGATTTCACACCGGCGACCGTCGAGGTCGCGGTGCGTCCAGACGGCAAGGCTTTCAAATCGTTCGATCAGGCGTACAGCTGGGCCGTTTCAGACGCGGCAAGCGGTTAATCACACGGGGACACGAGACAGATGGCACGAATCAAGCGCTTTAAGCCGCCGAAGGTATCCACCGTGATCGGACACGGTACCGTGATTACCGGAGACGTCGATTTTTCTGCCGGATTGCATCTGGACGGCCGTATCAACGGCAACGTATCGGGCGCGGTCGACAGCCAGTCGACGCTGACGGTCAGTGAGCAGGGCGCCGTCGAGGGCGATGTGCGCGTCGAGAACCTCATTCTCAACGGTACCGTGATCGGCGACGTGTACGCGAACGAACGTGCCGAGCTGGCACCGAACGCGCGCGTTACGGGCACCGTTTACTATCGCCTGCTGGAAATGGCGATGGGCGCCGAGGTCAACGGCCAGCTGGTGCACAGCGAGGACCAGCCCGCGCAGTCGGCCGCCGACCCGAAGCGGGAGTCCGGTGCCGACATCGTCCCGGCACCGGACGGCGAGCCGAATACTTGACTGAATTGATCAGGAAAAGCATACTTTGCCCCTGTTATCGGTCCGCTCGGGGCGGACCACCGGTCTGTTAGGTGATGGTATGACTGAGCAAGCGACGGCGAACAACGATTCCCTGGTGTTCACCTCTGCGGCGGCGCAAAAAGTCGCGGAACTGATTGCGGAGGAAGGCAACCCGGAGCTGATGCTGCGCATCTACGTTCAGGGTGGCGGCTGTTCCGGTTTCCAGTACGGTTTCACGTTCGACGAGACCGTCAACGAGGGCGACGAGCGTGTGGTGACGGACGGCGTGACCCTGCTCATTGACCCGATGAGCATCCAGTACCTGATGGGAGCCGAGGTGGACTATTCAGAAGGCCTTCAGGGGGCGCAGTTCGTGATTCGCAATCCGAACGCGACGACCACCTGCGGCTGCGGCTCTTCGTTCTCGACCTGATCGTACGCCGTTCGGGCCCGGCAAAGGCGCCTCTGCGGCGCCTTTCGCATTTCTGCGACCGAGCACAGCGCCGGGCCCCGCCAGGTTGTCGAGCGTCGTTCCGGCCTGGCCGTCACAAGTGGCGTCGGACCTCGACGATGTCGGTTTCGTCCCGGTTGTGCGCGGCCCGGAAACCGAGCTTCTCGCACAACCGCAGCATCTTGCTGTTCGCCGACAACACCTCGCCCTGCATGATCTCGATGCCGCGGTCGCGGGCGACGGTCATCAGGCGCTGCATCAATAGTCGACCTATGCCCTTCTGCTGCCAGGCGTCGGCAACCGTCAAGGCGAATTCGCACGACTGTTTGTCCGGGTTGCTGATGTAGCGTGCGACACCCAGGATGCGCGCCTGCGGTGTGTGCTCGTTGATCACCGCCACCAAGGCCATCTCGCGGTCGTAGTCGATCTGCGTGAAGCGCGCCAGCATCATCGGTGTGAGCTTGTCCATGCTCTGCATGAAGCGGAAATATTTGCTCTCCGGCGACAGGTTCTGCACGA comes from the Chromatiaceae bacterium genome and includes:
- a CDS encoding rubredoxin produces the protein MKTYMCVICGFIYDEAKGLPDEGIPPGTRWEDVPLNWQCPECGAGKEDFELVEV
- a CDS encoding DUF5063 domain-containing protein yields the protein MHTNVNELLAIARRYCALIESIEEDARDVALGQLNALLPQLHAAMAAVGPWQEENPEDAGVDLDQRFELFSRLRRLLGDLDGYWMEYDVTPDRQEMSGSLADDLTDIYCELKNGLTRLERNHDARRTLGRWRSGFCKDWGQHVVDAERHLYALSARDRLY
- a CDS encoding iron-sulfur cluster assembly accessory protein, with product MNQAVLSDTDLSLTSPAQGKMAELLGQVEETIQGVRVFATPGGCSGVSFGMTFTDQLNDDDRVREIDGVRVIVDQGTLEYIRGVEIDFVDGGDGDARFVFNNLQPVSGGGCGTCGSQGGCS
- the hemJ gene encoding protoporphyrinogen oxidase HemJ translates to MWLKAWHLIGMVTWFAGLFYLPRLFVYHAMSDDQVSIERFKVMERKLYFGITTPGGIFTLVFGVWMLHDYAWAAFGNHLWLQVKLALLAVLIAYHLYCGKLLLDFKHDRNSHSHVWYRWFNELPVLLLIAIVLLAVLKPV
- a CDS encoding TlpA family protein disulfide reductase, which encodes MSTDKLHGLLLLLAIGVAGWLLWPDPQPMPDTTFNLTDGRTLHSGDLRGKSVLINFWSVACPTCRRDIPTLTRLHDDGLGGKGLMVIGVASAQDPPPVILSALEQLQPGYPIALDVHGTVEAAFGGIDATPTNFLISPDGRIRYVERGPLDEQRIRATLLTFKE
- a CDS encoding DUF4126 domain-containing protein, with protein sequence MDTIETVSLMLGAAWASGINLYAAILVLGWLGGMGQVDLPPGLEVLSQPAVMLAAGGMFAVEFFADKIPGVDTAWDALHTFIRIPAGAMLAASAAQGLDAGPATELIGLLLGGGIAATSHATKAGARIVLNTSPEPISNWGTSLAEDVSVFAGLWAALNHPWVFLALFVVFLVLVAWLLPKIWRAIKRAARALRRWFGGGETAPAGQPTAIRRKALLQALRADPGVESNGGRH
- a CDS encoding N-acetyl-gamma-glutamyl-phosphate reductase — translated: MTTVKVGIVGGTGYTGVELLRLLATHPHARVVQITSRSEAGRDVAELYGNLRGHLDLVFAEPDPKALAECDLVFFATPNGTAMQLVPELLAAGTRVIDLAADFRLRDPAVWTQWYGMPHACAEFLDEAVYGLPELNRERIRGARLVANPGCYPTAAALGLLPLVERGVVDASSLIADCKSGVSGAGRSAKVANLMGEVGESFKAYAVPGHRHLPEIRQTLSWVSGQPVGLTFVPHLVPMIRGIHATLYARLTGDAGDLQAMFEQRYAAEPFVDVLPAGAHPETRSVRGVNHCRIAVHRPQDGDVVVVLSVIDNLTKGAAGQAVQNMNLMYGFDESAGLEQVALLP
- a CDS encoding polymer-forming cytoskeletal protein, whose protein sequence is MARIKRFKPPKVSTVIGHGTVITGDVDFSAGLHLDGRINGNVSGAVDSQSTLTVSEQGAVEGDVRVENLILNGTVIGDVYANERAELAPNARVTGTVYYRLLEMAMGAEVNGQLVHSEDQPAQSAADPKRESGADIVPAPDGEPNT
- the erpA gene encoding iron-sulfur cluster insertion protein ErpA, translating into MTEQATANNDSLVFTSAAAQKVAELIAEEGNPELMLRIYVQGGGCSGFQYGFTFDETVNEGDERVVTDGVTLLIDPMSIQYLMGAEVDYSEGLQGAQFVIRNPNATTTCGCGSSFST